The Megalopta genalis isolate 19385.01 chromosome 12, iyMegGena1_principal, whole genome shotgun sequence genome window below encodes:
- the LOC117228892 gene encoding cilia- and flagella-associated protein 299, with protein MTELGTQIDSDKRLLPFKTYEDYLDSLVTFVDLGYLGNLYTARQLAELGYRCTGETLSRDEFNCRLKTLQDLLFPIYRPYELTSEFITPTNAVMQELALRERANRLKIISTIIFIRNYTKLQFEISGYIDFCERLEKENWLPYFQGKKKLWPHATDLAYYHWRTNKTCLNETCNYQPVIDPKLGLRFKNLHDRDFVNIDPTIPSPGLDTTRVRIRCAEYEHVILYDHRLRSKSHI; from the coding sequence ATGACAGAATTGGGAACGCAAATAGACAGTGACAAAAGACTATTGCCATTTAAAACTTATgaagattatttagattcactgGTAACATTTGTTGATCTTGGATATTTAGGAAATTTATATACTGCTCGTCAATTAGCTGAGCTTGGATATCGTTGCACTGGAGAAACTCTTAGCAGAGATGAATTTAATTGCCGCTTGAAAACTTTACAAGATTTACTGTTTCCAATTTATAGACCATATGAATTAACATCAGAATTTATTACACCAACCAATGCAGTAATGCAGGAACTCGCACTTCGTGAACGTGCAAATAGATTAAAAATCATATCcactattatttttataagaAACTATACAAAACTTCAATTTGAAATCTCTGGTTACATCGATTTTTGCGAAAGACTTGAAAAAGAAAACTGGCTTCCATATTTTCAAGGAAAGAAAAAGCTGTGGCCTCATGCAACTGATCTTGCATACTACCATTGGAGAACAAATAAAACGTGCTTAAATGAAACTTGCAATTATCAACCAGTTATAGATCCAAAACTAGGTCTCAGATTTAAAAACCTTCATGATAGAGATTTTGTTAATATTGATCCCACAATTCCTTCTCCAGGTTTAGATACAACAAGAGTAAGAATACGTTGTGCAGAGTATGAAcatgtaatactatatgaccATAGACTTCGAAGTAAAAGTCATATTTAA
- the LOC117228894 gene encoding uncharacterized protein LOC117228894, with the protein MKDLWRGEVTHKRSLPREQGDCTLNKYSSRLNPEAFEFANDRTTIQGESLLHSLEKESLEGDSSQQPISTILEHYRLNQEMEPIVGSYQHECNENLDVYFKAVGMLKPASQNDCSTPYDGSKNKYDL; encoded by the coding sequence ATGAAGGACCTCTGGAGAGGAGAAGTAACTCACAAACGCAGCTTGCCGCGAGAACAAGGAGATTGTACTTTGAACAAATATTCGAGTCGATTGAATCCAGAAGCTTTCGAGTTTGCGAACGATAGAACGACGATTCAAGGAGAAAGCTTGTTGCACTCTTTAGAAAAAGAGAGTCTCGAAGGAGATTCTAGCCAGCAGCCTATATCGACGATCCTTGAACATTATCGACTGAACCAAGAAATGGAACCGATTGTCGGCAGTTACCAACACGAGTGTAACGAAAATCTCGACGTATATTTCAAGGCTGTGGGTATGTTGAAACCAGCGAGTCAAAATGATTGCAGTACACCATACGATGGCAGCAAAAATAAATACGATCTATGA